The proteins below come from a single Streptomyces sp. SCSIO 75703 genomic window:
- a CDS encoding zinc-dependent alcohol dehydrogenase family protein gives MLAVVAGAPGRLGEVLSLRETEGPGAPAAGEVVVRMLASTVNPSDAVTVSGAYGSRTSFPLVPGFEGVGVIDSVGPGVPADAVGRRVLPLGSAGNWQRYKRLGHSWCVPVPDDLPDEVACFAYVNPLTATLMVERFCPPGTRNVVVTAAASAIGGHLAELLADRGVRPVGVIRGTPGRGVAAPDRWREVIRTDDAGWRDRLRAAVGPRGAETAFDCVGGGTGGDVYALTSAGGTFVHFGLLSGTPLPAGRLGGPGGARVELFRLRDTVHGDEGRDLPALFAPVFEHLRHGRLRTAVGARVGLTGLPGHLRNPAGPPHRTGKILVDVWK, from the coding sequence ATGCTGGCCGTTGTCGCGGGGGCGCCCGGCCGGCTCGGCGAGGTGCTGAGCCTGCGGGAGACCGAGGGGCCCGGGGCCCCCGCCGCCGGGGAGGTGGTCGTGCGCATGCTCGCCTCGACCGTCAACCCCTCCGACGCGGTCACCGTCTCGGGGGCGTACGGGTCACGGACCTCGTTCCCCCTGGTCCCCGGGTTCGAGGGCGTCGGCGTGATCGACTCCGTCGGGCCGGGCGTGCCCGCCGACGCGGTGGGCCGGCGCGTGCTGCCGCTCGGTTCGGCCGGGAACTGGCAGCGCTACAAGCGGCTCGGCCACTCCTGGTGCGTCCCGGTGCCGGACGACCTCCCCGACGAGGTCGCCTGCTTCGCCTACGTCAACCCGCTGACGGCCACGCTGATGGTCGAGCGGTTCTGCCCGCCCGGCACCCGGAACGTCGTGGTCACGGCCGCCGCCTCGGCCATCGGCGGGCACCTGGCGGAACTGCTCGCCGACCGGGGCGTCCGGCCCGTCGGCGTCATCCGGGGAACGCCGGGGCGCGGTGTGGCCGCGCCGGACCGGTGGCGCGAGGTGATCCGCACCGACGACGCCGGGTGGCGCGACCGGCTGCGGGCGGCCGTCGGGCCGCGGGGCGCCGAGACCGCCTTCGACTGCGTCGGGGGTGGGACGGGCGGCGACGTGTACGCGCTGACGTCGGCCGGCGGTACGTTCGTCCACTTCGGGCTGCTCTCCGGAACACCGCTGCCCGCGGGACGCCTCGGCGGCCCAGGCGGCGCCCGCGTGGAGCTGTTCCGCCTGCGCGACACCGTGCACGGCGACGAGGGGCGCGATCTGCCCGCCCTGTTCGCGCCCGTCTTCGAGCATTTGCGGCACGGGCGCCTGCGCACCGCCGTGGGAGCCCGCGTCGGCCTGACCGGACTCCCCGGTCACCTCCGGAACCCGGCCGGCCCGCCGCATCGTACGGGGAAGATCCTCGTCGACGTGTGGAAGTGA
- a CDS encoding EamA family transporter, with amino-acid sequence MRAGSVCVLVASVLWGTTGTAATFAPEVGPLAIGAVAMGVGGLLQALAAAPRIRRDAPVLRARRGVVLLGAVTVAAYPLAFYTSMRLAGVAAGTVVSIGSAPLASALTERVLDGRRLTRRWITGAALGLSGTALLCVAQAMGAPAGPGARSAGATVLGVGLGLVAGLTYALYSWAAHRLISRGVTAGAAMGTVFGSGGLLLVPVLLLTGRPLLASWSDAAVGAYMALVPMFLGYVLFGRGLARVPASTATTLSLLEPAVAAVLAVLVVGERLPLLGWSGIVLVVLCLAVLTAPTRGRGPRRGPAARNTAAAPGGFEEPAAPPGPAPRQG; translated from the coding sequence GTGAGGGCGGGGTCGGTGTGCGTGCTGGTCGCCTCGGTGCTGTGGGGCACCACGGGCACCGCCGCGACGTTCGCCCCGGAGGTGGGGCCGCTGGCGATCGGGGCCGTCGCCATGGGCGTCGGCGGGCTGCTCCAGGCCCTCGCCGCCGCTCCCCGCATCCGCCGCGATGCCCCCGTGCTGCGCGCGCGGCGCGGTGTCGTACTGCTCGGCGCGGTCACCGTGGCGGCCTACCCCCTGGCCTTCTACACCAGTATGCGCCTGGCCGGTGTGGCCGCCGGGACCGTCGTCTCGATCGGCTCCGCCCCGCTCGCCTCCGCGCTGACCGAGAGGGTCCTCGACGGCCGCCGCCTCACCCGCCGCTGGATCACCGGCGCCGCGCTGGGGCTCTCCGGAACGGCCCTGCTGTGCGTGGCCCAGGCCATGGGCGCCCCCGCGGGGCCCGGTGCCCGTTCGGCCGGGGCGACCGTGCTGGGCGTGGGCCTCGGCCTCGTCGCCGGGCTCACCTACGCCCTCTACTCCTGGGCCGCCCACCGCCTGATCAGCCGCGGCGTCACCGCCGGGGCGGCCATGGGCACCGTCTTCGGCAGCGGCGGTCTGCTGCTCGTCCCCGTGCTGCTGCTCACCGGCCGGCCCCTGCTGGCCTCGTGGTCCGACGCGGCCGTCGGCGCGTACATGGCGCTCGTCCCGATGTTCCTCGGGTACGTCCTGTTCGGCCGGGGACTCGCCCGCGTCCCGGCGAGCACCGCGACCACCCTGTCCCTGCTGGAGCCCGCCGTCGCGGCCGTCCTCGCCGTCCTGGTCGTCGGCGAACGCCTTCCCCTCCTGGGCTGGAGCGGCATCGTCCTGGTCGTCCTCTGCCTCGCCGTCCTCACCGCGCCCACCCGGGGCAGGGGCCCGCGCCGGGGGCCCGCGGCGCGGAACACCGCCGCCGCGCCCGGCGGCTTCGAGGAGCCGGCCGCGCCACCGGGCCCGGCGCCCCGGCAGGGCTGA
- a CDS encoding SOS response-associated peptidase, with product MCGRYASTRSPEDLAGLFHVTDWHPAETLAPSWNVAPTDPVYAVLERPARDDTGRVRRELRALRWGLVPSWAKDPRIGSRMINARVETVHERPAYRRAFAKRRCLLPADGFYEWDPVEDEATGRIRKQPYFIHPDDDQVMALAGLYEYWRDPAVEDADDPAAWLPTCTIITTEATDEAGRVHPRMPLALAPGDYDAWLDPGHRDTGDLRALLIRPGGGRLDARPVSTAVNSVRNNGPHLLDPAP from the coding sequence ATGTGTGGCCGTTACGCATCCACCCGCAGCCCCGAGGACCTGGCCGGGCTCTTCCACGTGACCGACTGGCACCCCGCGGAGACACTGGCCCCGAGCTGGAACGTCGCTCCCACCGACCCGGTGTACGCCGTCCTGGAACGGCCCGCCCGCGACGACACCGGCCGGGTGCGGCGCGAGCTGCGCGCGCTGCGGTGGGGACTGGTGCCGTCCTGGGCGAAGGACCCGCGGATCGGCTCGCGGATGATCAACGCACGGGTGGAGACCGTGCACGAGAGGCCCGCGTACCGGCGCGCCTTCGCCAAGCGCCGGTGCCTGCTGCCCGCCGACGGCTTCTACGAATGGGACCCCGTCGAGGACGAGGCGACGGGCAGGATCCGCAAGCAGCCCTACTTCATCCACCCCGACGACGACCAGGTCATGGCCCTCGCGGGCCTGTACGAGTACTGGCGCGACCCCGCGGTCGAGGACGCCGACGATCCGGCCGCCTGGCTGCCGACCTGCACCATCATCACCACCGAGGCCACCGACGAGGCCGGCCGCGTGCACCCCCGCATGCCGCTCGCCCTCGCCCCCGGCGACTACGACGCCTGGCTCGACCCGGGACACCGGGACACCGGCGACCTGCGCGCGCTGCTCATCCGGCCCGGGGGCGGACGGCTCGACGCCCGGCCCGTCTCCACGGCCGTGAACAGCGTCCGCAACAACGGCCCCCACCTCCTCGACCCGGCCCCCTGA
- a CDS encoding MFS transporter, producing MQHIRTTNAANRLDRLPISKFHKTTLVAVAFAYFFEFADINTFAITAPVVREQWGAQVNDVAYVTSTSFVGMFVGAIVAGGLADRMGRKRTLTVTTLWFTVWSFACVFAWDIWSLGVFRVLTSAGLSAMTVVAVVYISELFPSAKRGKYQAYAIVIGICGTPATNLIASAVVPMSDWSWRLVYLWGSLGVFFLFFVRKLEESPQWLESRGRHEEAEAVLSRIEAGAAAEHGELPAAQEPKPQGPVVKPGLGMLKDRKFLYPTLLLSVLWVTQTIGFFGYSSWAPTLLAAEGVSVEDSIFYVALTTVGAPLGSFLAAMVTDRFERKWCLVVFGLVIAASGLMYGLTFTPVLIVVFGFLVNLFERGYTALAYAYSPELFNTNGRSLGTSIAYGLGRLSNAVGPLMIAGIYNGIGYEAVFMFIAGTWTVGAIVLALFGPATRRRRLAAEAAERALPHSATAAS from the coding sequence GTGCAGCACATCCGCACCACCAACGCGGCGAACCGGCTCGACCGGTTGCCGATCTCCAAGTTCCACAAGACCACCCTCGTCGCGGTGGCGTTCGCCTACTTCTTCGAGTTCGCGGACATCAACACCTTCGCCATCACGGCACCGGTGGTGCGCGAGCAGTGGGGTGCCCAGGTCAACGACGTCGCCTACGTGACGTCCACGTCCTTCGTGGGCATGTTCGTCGGCGCCATCGTGGCCGGCGGGCTGGCCGACCGGATGGGACGCAAGCGGACCCTGACCGTGACCACGCTGTGGTTCACCGTGTGGTCGTTCGCGTGCGTCTTCGCCTGGGACATCTGGTCGCTCGGCGTCTTCCGCGTGCTGACCTCGGCCGGTCTGTCCGCGATGACCGTCGTCGCCGTCGTGTACATCAGTGAGCTGTTCCCCAGCGCCAAGCGGGGCAAGTACCAGGCGTACGCCATCGTCATCGGCATCTGCGGCACCCCCGCCACCAACCTGATCGCCTCCGCCGTCGTGCCGATGTCCGACTGGTCCTGGCGCCTGGTCTACCTGTGGGGTTCGCTCGGCGTGTTCTTCCTGTTCTTCGTGCGCAAGCTGGAGGAGTCCCCGCAGTGGCTGGAGTCCCGCGGCCGCCACGAGGAGGCCGAGGCCGTCCTGTCCCGCATCGAGGCGGGCGCGGCGGCGGAGCACGGCGAGCTGCCGGCGGCGCAGGAGCCCAAGCCGCAGGGCCCGGTGGTCAAGCCCGGCCTGGGCATGCTCAAGGACCGGAAGTTCCTGTACCCGACGCTGCTGCTGTCGGTCCTGTGGGTGACGCAGACGATCGGCTTCTTCGGCTACTCGAGCTGGGCCCCGACCCTGCTGGCCGCCGAGGGCGTCAGCGTGGAGGACTCGATCTTCTACGTGGCCCTGACCACGGTCGGGGCGCCGCTGGGCTCCTTCCTCGCGGCGATGGTGACCGACCGGTTCGAACGCAAGTGGTGCCTGGTGGTCTTCGGGCTGGTCATCGCCGCCTCCGGCCTGATGTACGGGCTGACGTTCACCCCGGTGCTCATCGTGGTCTTCGGCTTCCTCGTCAACCTCTTCGAGCGCGGCTACACGGCCCTGGCGTACGCCTACTCCCCCGAGCTGTTCAACACCAACGGCCGCTCCCTGGGCACGAGCATCGCCTACGGACTCGGCCGCCTGTCGAACGCGGTGGGCCCGCTGATGATCGCCGGCATCTACAACGGCATCGGCTACGAGGCGGTCTTCATGTTCATCGCGGGCACGTGGACCGTGGGCGCCATCGTCCTGGCCCTCTTCGGTCCGGCCACGCGCCGCCGGCGGCTGGCCGCCGAGGCCGCGGAGCGGGCACTGCCCCACTCGGCCACCGCGGCGTCCTGA